The sequence below is a genomic window from Aphanothece sacrum FPU1.
CATGACGGCCCCCACCAAAGCATGACCCACCTCATGATAAGCTACTACTTTCCTTTCTTGATCATTCAGGACACGGCTTTTTTTCTCTAATCCGGCCACTACCCGTTCTATAGCTTCTTTAAAATCTGCTTGGAGTACGTATTCTCGTTGATTTCGGGCTGCTAATAAAGCCGCTTCATTGACTAAATTAGCTAAATCTGCCCCTGCAAACCCTTGAGTTTGGGTAGCAATCTCTTTTAAGTTGAGATCTTCGCCTAATTGAATTTTTTTGGCATAAATCTCTAAAATTTCCAGTCTTCCTGATAAATCCGGTCGATCTACCAAAACTTGACGATCAAAGCGGCCAGGACGCAATAATGCCGGATCAAGGGTTTCGGGGCGGTTAGTAGCCGCTAAAACGATTACAGTAGCATCTCCGACACTAAATCCATCCATCTCTGTGAGTAATTGATTAAGGGTTTGTTCTCGTTCATCATTACCCCCACTGTGAGAAGTTCCCCCGCTACGGGATTTACCGATCGCGTCTAATTCATCAATAAAAATAATACAAGGGGCCTGTTTTTTTGCCTGATCAAATAAATCCCGCACTCTGGCGGCCCCAGTCCCGACAAATAATTCGACAAATTCCGATGCAGAGATACTAAAGAATGTCACTCCTGCTTCTCCCGCAACCGCTTTAGCGAGTAAGGTTTTGCCTGTACCTGGAGGGCCGACTAATAAGACTCCTTTAGGAATACGGGCCCCAATTTTACTAAATCGTTGGGGATTTTTGAGAAATTCGACTATTTCGACTAATTCGGTTTTTGCTTCTTCGGCCCCGGCCACATCTTTAAAGGTAATTTTGGCGGTTTCTCCTTCGACATAGACTTTGGCTTTACTTTTACTAAAGGCTAAGGAACCCCGATCTTCATTACGATAGAGAAGAAACTGCATAGCCAAAACCAGGATCACTGGAGGAACCACCCAAGCTAATAAGGTACTCCAAAAACCGCTTTCAGGTTGCACCGCATAAAACAGGATACCTTTAGTGCGTAATAATTTGGGTAATTCGGGATCATTGAGGGGAACTGTTAAAAAGATTTTGTCTGAAACGGTTGTCTGGTCTGCTTTGATTAAATCACATTGTTGTGCTTGATTACTCCCAGAAACTGATTTCTGCACATTACCGAGGGCATCTTCTAAATTCTTAAGAGGATCTTTAAGTTGGTAAACCAGTTGATTTGGTTGAACACGCACACACAGAACTTGATTTTGTTCTACTTGATCGAGAAATTCACTATAAGGCTGTAAAGGAATTTTAGTCGAACGAGGCCAAAACATATACGCAACTACTAACACTCCTGCGGAGGCTA
It includes:
- the ftsH gene encoding ATP-dependent zinc metalloprotease FtsH; this translates as MGIKDKFQLLPIPPLESLILASAGVLVVAYMFWPRSTKIPLQPYSEFLDQVEQNQVLCVRVQPNQLVYQLKDPLKNLEDALGNVQKSVSGSNQAQQCDLIKADQTTVSDKIFLTVPLNDPELPKLLRTKGILFYAVQPESGFWSTLLAWVVPPVILVLAMQFLLYRNEDRGSLAFSKSKAKVYVEGETAKITFKDVAGAEEAKTELVEIVEFLKNPQRFSKIGARIPKGVLLVGPPGTGKTLLAKAVAGEAGVTFFSISASEFVELFVGTGAARVRDLFDQAKKQAPCIIFIDELDAIGKSRSGGTSHSGGNDEREQTLNQLLTEMDGFSVGDATVIVLAATNRPETLDPALLRPGRFDRQVLVDRPDLSGRLEILEIYAKKIQLGEDLNLKEIATQTQGFAGADLANLVNEAALLAARNQREYVLQADFKEAIERVVAGLEKKSRVLNDQERKVVAYHEVGHALVGAVMPGGGKVSKISIIPRGLSALGYTLKMPTEDRFLMTDKEFCQQIAMLLGGRVAEEVVFGSVTNGASDDLQRATDIAERMVTSYGMSKVLGPLAYEKRQQGGFLGGNEGHLRRMVSAETSKAIDEEVKQIVDSGHQQALTILNNNRELLEMIAQHLLSTEIIEGEELQQLLDQVKN